In one window of Electrophorus electricus isolate fEleEle1 chromosome 15, fEleEle1.pri, whole genome shotgun sequence DNA:
- the palm1b gene encoding paralemmin 1b yields MSEALTQQERLQAIAEKRKRQAEIENKRRQLEDERRQLQHLKSKALRERWLLDGAPSSGENEVQKQLQEDEAKTKRLEESILRLEEEIEELETSVPAKSTGDKQDNASDGPGKMENGLHKPSPNTEQASKKQITGIEAKLQCTNPDTAIENASTEHPVTMVFMGYKNVESEDDTKKALGMDDAVKAEFVVIEDGESKGPGEGAKDDQAPPNGTASSPEKNQEEGKKEEAKEEEKKKEKQPCKCCTVM; encoded by the exons GGCTTTGACACAGCAAGAACGACTTCAGGCAATAGCT gaaaagaggaagaggcaggCCGAGATCGAGAACAAAAGGAGACAGCTGGAAGATGAACGCAGGCAACTCCAGCACCTGAAG TCCAAGGCACTGAGAGAGCGATGGCTTTTGGATGGAGCGCCCTCCAGTGGAGAGAATGAAGTTCAGAAACAGCTGCAGGAAGATGAGGCCAAGACCAAACGACTGGAGGAATCCATTCTCAG gctggaggaggagataGAGGAGTTGGAGACTAGTGTTCCTGCTAAGTCTACTGGAGACAAACAGGACAAT GCATCCGATGGCCCTGGAAAAA TGGAGAATGGTCTCCACAAGCCCAGCCCCAATACCGAGCAGGCCAGCAAGAAACAGATAACAGGCATCGAAGCCAAGCTGCAGTGCACCAACCCGGACACGGCCATTGAGAACGCCAGCACAGAGCACCCAGTCACCATGGTGTTCATGGGCTACAAGAACGTGGAAAGCGAGGATGACACTAAGAAAGCCCTGGGCATGGACGACGCAGTAAAAGCGGAGTTTGTGGTCATCGAAGATGGAGAAAGTAAAGGGCCAGGTGAGGGAGCCAAAGATGACCAGGCCCCCCCGAATGGCACTGCGTCCAGCCCAGAGAAGAACCAGGAGGAAGGAAAAAAGGAGGAGGccaaagaggaggagaagaagaaagagaagcagcCATGCAAGTGTTGCACGGTCATGTGA